A genomic region of Actinomycetota bacterium contains the following coding sequences:
- the phoU gene encoding phosphate signaling complex protein PhoU, whose translation MAEPAKRHFHEELDGLELDVLGMGEVGERMLAAAMESLTHDDLAAADLVIASDDDLDDRYMAVERRTLELLALQTPVAVDLRLISAILHTNVHLERVGDMAVNVAKIVKVVHGLPVNQTILSHLTEMGDIARQMLRASMDALARRDIELALKLPEMDDPVDRLNRGMYREVASCAWDPQMLEWAIRMMVVSRQLERIGDHAVDIAEQVAFLITGQFREFTDASHPEVEGAG comes from the coding sequence ATGGCGGAGCCGGCGAAGCGGCACTTCCACGAAGAGCTCGATGGCCTCGAGCTCGATGTGCTCGGGATGGGCGAGGTGGGGGAGCGCATGCTCGCCGCAGCGATGGAATCGTTGACCCACGACGACCTCGCCGCCGCTGACCTCGTGATCGCCTCAGACGACGATCTCGACGACCGCTACATGGCGGTGGAGCGGCGAACGCTCGAGCTCCTCGCCCTTCAGACGCCCGTCGCGGTCGACCTGCGGCTGATCTCCGCGATCCTCCACACGAACGTGCACCTGGAACGGGTCGGCGACATGGCGGTCAACGTCGCCAAGATCGTCAAGGTGGTCCACGGCCTGCCCGTGAACCAAACGATCCTGTCCCACCTCACCGAGATGGGCGACATCGCCCGGCAGATGCTCCGGGCATCCATGGACGCGCTCGCGCGCCGCGACATCGAGCTCGCCCTCAAGCTGCCCGAGATGGACGACCCCGTCGATCGCCTGAACAGGGGCATGTATCGGGAAGTGGCGTCGTGCGCGTGGGATCCGCAGATGCTCGAGTGGGCGATCCGGATGATGGTCGTCTCACGTCAGCTGGAGCGGATCGGTGACCACGCGGTCGACATCGCCGAACAGGTCGCCTTCTTGATCACCGGTCAGTTCCGCGAGTTCACCGACGCATCCCACCCGGAAGTCGAAGGAGCGGGATGA